The Methanobacterium formicicum nucleotide sequence GAATAATCTATAATCATCTTATCATGGGGATGAACCTCTTTCAGGGCTCTTTTAATGGTAAGTTCCATTATCTGGAAGAAAGTCTCCAGCTGGGGGTCCCCTTCCCACCACATGGTGGCCATGATAAATTTAAGGTTGATATCCTGCAGGGATACTTCTCCCCCTTTCTTACCTACAATACGTATGATCTCCGGATCGGCTTTAACTTTGATAACTGGTTTTGCTATGGGAGTTGTTTCTGACATTTTATCTTCAATGGTAGTTTATTGATTATTTTCTTCGTAGTTTATGCTGTATTTTCCACATTACTCAATGATTGATTTGATTAAGTCACTGGCTCGAACCAGCCCTACCAGATCCCCTTCTACATCAATTACTGGTAGTTGTTCGATGTTTCTTTGTCTCATCTTATTGGCGCAGTCCTTAACTGGGGTTTTGGTGGTTACTATGGCCAGGTCACTGGTAGCAACATCGCGCACTTCCTTGTCAGAGAACTGTAAATGATTTTTAATCACGTAGAGGACATTTTTACTATCCCAGGACCATTTATCTCCTTCAGTTCCTACGGAAGTGTTGTGTACGGTTTGTTCCGATACCACTTCACTTTCATCCAAAAAATCGGTTTCAGTTAGTATTCCAGATGGTTTGCCTTCATTGTTAAGGGCTAATAGAACCTTAAGGTTAAAATAACGCATGATAGCAAAGGCAACATTGAGGGGGGTTCTTTCCCAGGTAGTGGGAACATTGCGGAGTATGTAGTTTTCAGCAGGGTCGGTTAAGTCCATCTTCCACAGTGCTTTGTTTACTATGTCGGAGGCAGTGACTAGGCCCACTAACTCTTCACCATCCACTACTGGCACTCTCCTAATATCATTCCGGACCATTTTTTGTGCTGCGTCTTTTATATCGTCATCAGGACCTACAGTTATCATTTCCCGGGTCATTATCAGAGCAATCTGTTCTTCATCGGGATTTTCTACCAGATCGGTTCTGGTGAGTATACCTGCCAGTTTTTTGGTTCCTTTTTTTACCACTGGCAAACCTGATACATTATTTTCTCGCATGAGTTCCAGAGCACCGGAACGGTTTCCAGGTACTTGAATGTAGTGTATTTCCTTTGACATTATGTCCTTTATCTGCATTGTCTCACCAGCTATTAGCTGAACTAAAAGGGTAATATTAAAAAAAACTAGAATTTTTTTTTTAATGAACTGCTAAAACAGGGCATTTCGCTGATCTAACTACTTTTTCAGTTACACTACCCAGTAAAAATCGGTCTAAGCCGTGTTTTCCAGAGGTGCCCATTACCACCAGATCCACATCTTCTTTTTCCACAGTTTTCAGGATGGCCTCCGCAGGGGATCCTTCCTCAGTTTTAAGGGTTACTTTAATATCTTCTATTTTAAGTTCCTTTTCTTCTTCAGTAACCATTTCTGAAATTCTTTCCAGGGACCTGCGTCCTTCTTCCTTGAGCATTTCTTTGATTCTTACAATGAGGTCTTCTGCAGGGAGACCTACAAGTGATGAGGTTTCTATTACATTTAAGACGATAATTTCAGCACCACTTTTGCTTGCTATCCAGATGGCATGCTCGGCTGCCTTTTCAGCGAATTTTGAACCATCGGTAGGTAGTAATATTTTGTTGTACATAGTTTCACCTAAGGTATACTAACTTACCATCTGTCATGAGACCTATTATGTTTTTCGATTCAGTGCGGTTAATCAGGGACAGTATGGGGTTTTCGGATAACTGTTGGGTTATCATGATATCAGCCAGCATACCCTCCTCAATACAGCCAATGTTAAGACCCAGAGCAGGGCCGGCATTAACTGTGGCCATTTTCAGGATCTCCACTGGAGGGAAATATTCCCGATAAAGGCCCCTGGTGACTTTTAAAGCGTACTCCATCTCTCGAAACATGTTAGGTGAATTGAACATCAGGTTATCTGTTCCCAGAAGGAGGTTGATTCCCTTCTCCCACATTTCCTTCATTGGGGGTATTCCCACGGAGAGAGAGCCATTGGAACGGGGACAGCAAACCACCGACTTATCATTCTCCTTTAAAAGATCCAGATCCCGGTTCAGGGGGGATGTAACATGGATCAGAAGGTCAAAACCGGTTTCTAAAGCCCTTTGCACCTCAGTTTTACCAGTAGTGGACAGGGAGTTCTCTTGAACTTCCCTATATTCTGCAGCATGAATTGCTGCCAGTTTACCTCTGCGGTGACAGGTCTGGGTGATTATTTTCACCACTTCTTCTTCCAGTTCGCCAAATCCACTCAGTCCTACTCCTGCTGATGATTCCAGGATTTCTTCGGTGTATCCTACTATTTCCAGTTTTCCCTCCTTACTCAGGGGCAGAGAAAAAGGCTGTAGGAATCCATCATGACGTCCCAGGGTTACCTTACGCAGGGGTATATCTTCACCAGCTTTCTCCAGCAATTGGATTCCATTAACTCCGCCTTCCCGGAAATCAACCATGGTGGTGGTTCCGGTATCCAGCATCTCCTGAAGGGAACTTTTCATGGAGTTAATGACATCCGGGGGTTGGGCTCTGGCAAGCAGGCGGTGTTTCAGGCCGTGGGGTGGTTTTACAATATCGGCAATGGACTTTCCATCACCAATATCCTTTACCACAGAGTCTCCCAAGTGCACGTGGCTGTTTATCAGTGAAGGGGATACAATACAGCCGCTGGCATCTATCTCCTTGCCTCCATTTGCATGGGGAGAAACTTCCACTATAGAATTGTCTTCAATGAGGATGTTAGCCTTAGTTGGCTCCATTTCAGGGCCGTAAAGTACCAGGCCATTTTTGATGTTAAACATACAGGGGAAAGTATGTTCAGATAGTTATTTAATTTTTTTATAAAAAAATACTGTGAGAATTTTCAAGTGGTGCTGACTGAACTGCAAACTGAGGGGGATACCACTTTAACTGGGTAATTCTCCAGTAAATGATTTATTATTAAAAAAGCCTTAAAAAGTCTATTAAAAAGTTTTTATTAAAATAGGTCTTTGATTCATTTAAAAAAAGTCATAAGATGATTTAATATTAAAAACTAATCTATTAAGACTCTTATTTTAAAAAATTTTAAAAAAAGGGTGAGTTTACTAACTTATTGAATAAAAATTAAATAAATAAATTAAAAATAGAATAATCAGAGGTTATGGTATTCGTTCAGTGATTTAACTCCGATTTTCCCTTTTTCCACATTTTCAATAGCATTTAAAGCTGCTCTTGCTCCGGCCAGGGTGGTGACGTAGGGTATTCCCAGTTCAACTGCCATTCTACGGATGAAGTATCCATCATCCGCTGATTGTTTACCGGAGGGGGTGTTGATGATCATGGAAACTTCCTTGTTGAGGATGGCATCACGGATATTGGGTGATCCCTGACTGACTTTACGTATAATGTCAATGTCAACTTCGTCCTGGACTGCCACTGCAGTACCTCTGGTGGCTACAAGTTTAAAACCAAGTTCTTCTGCTTTTTTCACAATATCTGAAATTTTGTCCTTGTCCGCATCCCGCACACTTATGAAAAGGGTTCCTTTTTGAGGAAGGTCCATACCCGCGGAGAGTTGAGCCTTGTAGTATGATACTCCAAAGTTCTCATCAATTCCCATACTCTCCCCAGTGGATTTCATCTCCGGTCCCAGCACAGAGTCTGCTTCGGGTAGTTTTATGAAGGGGAAGATGGATTCTTTCACTGCTACATGGTTGATTTTAACTTCATGGTTTAAACCGAAGTCTTTGAGTTTTTTGCCCATCATCAGTTCAGCAGCGATCTTAGCCAAAGGCACACCCACAGCTTTACTTACAAAAGGAACGGTTCGGCTGGCCCTGGGGTTAGCTTCCAGAATATAAACCTTGGATTTGCCATTTTCATCAGTTTTAAATGCATACTGGATGTTCATCAATCCCACCACATCCAGTTCCAGTGCTAGTTTAGTGGTGTAATCCTTAATAATTTCCAGTATATCAAGAGGAAGACTCTGTGGAGGTATGACGCAGGCGGAGTCTCCGGAGTGGACACCGGCTTCTTCAATGTGTTCCATTATCCCTCCAATGAATACTTCTTCTCCATCAGAGAGGGCGTCCACATCTATTTCAATGGCATCTTCCAGGAATTTATCCACCAGTATAGGGTGCTCCGGTGATATGCGCACTGCTTCCTTCATGTACTCCCGGAGTTCATCATCATCGTAGACGATCTGCATGGCCCGGCCCCCCAGTACATAGGAGGGTCGTACCAGTACCGGGAAACCAATTCTTTCCGCTACCTTACGAGCATCTTCAAACGAATGGGCAATTCCATAATCTGCCTGAGGTATTTCCAGTTTATTTAAAACTTCAGTGAACCTTTCCCGGTCTTCAACCCGGTCTATGCTTTCGTAAGGTGTTCCCAGTATGCGCACTCCCTCCTGGGCCAGGGGCACAGCCAGGTTAATGGAGGTCTGGCCTCCAAACTGCACCACTACTCCGTAGGGTTTTTCTTTACGGATCACCCCTAAAACATCTTCCAGGGTGAGTGGTTCAAAGTAGAGTTTGCTGGATATGTCGTAGTCAGTACTGACCGTTTCCGGGTTATTGTTAATGATAATGGTCTCAATACCAGTGTCTTTAAGAGCCATTGCAGCATGAACACAGCAGTAGTCAAACTCAATACCCTGTCCAATCCTGATGGGTCCGGCACCTATTATCACAACTTTTTTATTATCAGAAACAGTTACTTCATCTTCTTCTTCATAACAACCATAATAATAAGGGGTTTTGGCTTCAAACTCTGCAGCGCAGGTGTCCACCATTTTATAGGAAGGAGTTATTCCCAGTTCTATCCGGGTTTTTCTAATTACCTCTTCATCTAAACCGGTGATCTGGGATATTTTACGGTCTGAAAAACCCATTCTTTTAGTTTTACGCATTACAGATGCCTCAAGAATGGTATCAGCTGTGATCTCTTTCTCCCACTCCACTATATTCAGTATTTTATGGAGGAAGAAGGGATCGATCTGGGTTATGTCCAGTATCTCATTCACGGTCATTCCCGATTTTAATGCGCTGTAAATCTGGAATAAACGTTCGTCAGTGGCGGTTTTAAGTTTTTCTTCATTAAATTCAGTTTCGTCAAATCCAAAGCTTCCCACATCCAGGCTGCGGATAGCTTTGTGCAGGGATTCCTCCAGGGTGCGCCCAATGGCCATGACTTCACCGGTGGATTTCATCTGCACTCCTATTTCCCGGCTGATACCCTTGAATTTGTCAAAGGGCCAGCGTGGTATTTTGGTTACAATGTAGTCCAGGCTGG carries:
- a CDS encoding CBS domain-containing protein, with product MQIKDIMSKEIHYIQVPGNRSGALELMRENNVSGLPVVKKGTKKLAGILTRTDLVENPDEEQIALIMTREMITVGPDDDIKDAAQKMVRNDIRRVPVVDGEELVGLVTASDIVNKALWKMDLTDPAENYILRNVPTTWERTPLNVAFAIMRYFNLKVLLALNNEGKPSGILTETDFLDESEVVSEQTVHNTSVGTEGDKWSWDSKNVLYVIKNHLQFSDKEVRDVATSDLAIVTTKTPVKDCANKMRQRNIEQLPVIDVEGDLVGLVRASDLIKSIIE
- a CDS encoding universal stress protein, with the translated sequence MYNKILLPTDGSKFAEKAAEHAIWIASKSGAEIIVLNVIETSSLVGLPAEDLIVRIKEMLKEEGRRSLERISEMVTEEEKELKIEDIKVTLKTEEGSPAEAILKTVEKEDVDLVVMGTSGKHGLDRFLLGSVTEKVVRSAKCPVLAVH
- a CDS encoding amidohydrolase family protein; translation: MFNIKNGLVLYGPEMEPTKANILIEDNSIVEVSPHANGGKEIDASGCIVSPSLINSHVHLGDSVVKDIGDGKSIADIVKPPHGLKHRLLARAQPPDVINSMKSSLQEMLDTGTTTMVDFREGGVNGIQLLEKAGEDIPLRKVTLGRHDGFLQPFSLPLSKEGKLEIVGYTEEILESSAGVGLSGFGELEEEVVKIITQTCHRRGKLAAIHAAEYREVQENSLSTTGKTEVQRALETGFDLLIHVTSPLNRDLDLLKENDKSVVCCPRSNGSLSVGIPPMKEMWEKGINLLLGTDNLMFNSPNMFREMEYALKVTRGLYREYFPPVEILKMATVNAGPALGLNIGCIEEGMLADIMITQQLSENPILSLINRTESKNIIGLMTDGKLVYLR
- the carB gene encoding carbamoyl-phosphate synthase large subunit, with amino-acid sequence MPRDKDINKVLIIGSGPIQIGQAAEFDYSGSQACKSLQEEGIETVLVNSNPATIQTDVDMADSVYVEPLTPEIVAKIIAKEKPDAVLPTMGGQTGLNVATGLEEIGALEGIKVIGSSVQTIKNVEDRDLFDHFMKKLNEPVPKARAVSSLEEALEAVEKIGYPVIVRPAFTLGGTGGGVAHNRQELEEVASRGLDMSYINQVLIDQSVMGWKEFEYEVMRDKNDTCIIVCNMENMDPMGIHTGESIVVAPSQTLSDVDNQRLRNASIKIIRALEIQGGCNIQFAVHPVTGEYKVIEVNPRVSRSSALASKATGYPIAKISSKIAVGMTLDEIQNDITKETPASFEPSLDYIVTKIPRWPFDKFKGISREIGVQMKSTGEVMAIGRTLEESLHKAIRSLDVGSFGFDETEFNEEKLKTATDERLFQIYSALKSGMTVNEILDITQIDPFFLHKILNIVEWEKEITADTILEASVMRKTKRMGFSDRKISQITGLDEEVIRKTRIELGITPSYKMVDTCAAEFEAKTPYYYGCYEEEDEVTVSDNKKVVIIGAGPIRIGQGIEFDYCCVHAAMALKDTGIETIIINNNPETVSTDYDISSKLYFEPLTLEDVLGVIRKEKPYGVVVQFGGQTSINLAVPLAQEGVRILGTPYESIDRVEDRERFTEVLNKLEIPQADYGIAHSFEDARKVAERIGFPVLVRPSYVLGGRAMQIVYDDDELREYMKEAVRISPEHPILVDKFLEDAIEIDVDALSDGEEVFIGGIMEHIEEAGVHSGDSACVIPPQSLPLDILEIIKDYTTKLALELDVVGLMNIQYAFKTDENGKSKVYILEANPRASRTVPFVSKAVGVPLAKIAAELMMGKKLKDFGLNHEVKINHVAVKESIFPFIKLPEADSVLGPEMKSTGESMGIDENFGVSYYKAQLSAGMDLPQKGTLFISVRDADKDKISDIVKKAEELGFKLVATRGTAVAVQDEVDIDIIRKVSQGSPNIRDAILNKEVSMIINTPSGKQSADDGYFIRRMAVELGIPYVTTLAGARAALNAIENVEKGKIGVKSLNEYHNL